A single window of Nicotiana sylvestris chromosome 3, ASM39365v2, whole genome shotgun sequence DNA harbors:
- the LOC138887656 gene encoding uncharacterized protein: MNGAVEASNKNIKNILRKMTDNHRQWHEKLLFSQLGYRTTVRTSTGATPYRLVYITEAVIPVEVKIPFLRIIQEAELDGAKRVKGFYEQLALIDGKRMNAVCHGQLYQNRMSRAFNKRVKPR, translated from the coding sequence atgaatggagctgtagaagcctccaacaagaatatcaagaacaTATTGAGGAAAATGACAGATAATcacagacagtggcatgagaagttattaTTTTCTCaactggggtatcgcaccacagtccgcacatcaactggggcaaccccctacaggCTGGTTTACattacagaggctgtcattcccgttgaggtaaaaattcctttcctaaggatcatacaagaagctgagctcgacggcGCAAAGAGGGTAAAAGGTttttatgagcaactagcccttatagacggaaagagaatgaatgcagtctgccatggtcaactctatcagaacagaatgtccagagccttcaacaaaagagtcaaaccaagataG